In the genome of Coturnix japonica isolate 7356 chromosome Z, Coturnix japonica 2.1, whole genome shotgun sequence, one region contains:
- the TNFAIP8 gene encoding tumor necrosis factor alpha-induced protein 8 isoform X3, which produces MATDVFNSKSLAIQAQKKILGKMVSKSIATTLIDDTSSDVLDELYRVTKEYTQNKKEAEKIIKNLIKIVLKLAILYRNNQFNQDEIALMEKFKKKVHQLAKTVVSFHQVDYTFDRNFLSKLLNDCRELLHQIIQRHLTAKSHGRVNNVFDHFSDCEFLAALYNPFGPYKLHLQKLCDGVNRMLDEGNI; this is translated from the exons A tggcCACGGATGTCTTCAATTCGAAAAGCTTGGCCATTCAGGCCCAGAAGAAGATCCTTGGGAAAATGGTGTCCAAGTCAATAGCAACTACTTTGATAGATGATACCAGCAGTGATGTGTTAGATGAGCTCTACAGAGTGACAAAGgaatacacacaaaataaaaaagaagcagagaagatCATCAAAAACCTCATTAAAATAGTCCTCAAATTGGCTATTCTCTACAGGAACAATCAATTTAATCAAGATGAAATTGCGCTGATGGAGAAATTCAAGAAGAAAGTTCATCAGCTGGCGAAGACGGTGGTCAGTTTCCATCAGGTGGATTATACCTTTGACAGGAATTTCTTGTCCAAACTGTTGAATGACTGTAGAGAGCTGCTTCATCAGATCATTCAGCGTCACCTAACAGCGAAATCGCACGGACGTGTCAACAACGTGTTTGATCACTTCTCCGATTGTGAATTTTTGGCTGCCTTGTATAATCCCTTTGGACCTTATAAACTTCATCTGCAGAAACTCTGTGACGGGGTCAACAGAATGCTAGATGAGGGGAACATATAA
- the TNFAIP8 gene encoding tumor necrosis factor alpha-induced protein 8 isoform X2, with the protein MSLEADDSREVATDVFNSKSLAIQAQKKILGKMVSKSIATTLIDDTSSDVLDELYRVTKEYTQNKKEAEKIIKNLIKIVLKLAILYRNNQFNQDEIALMEKFKKKVHQLAKTVVSFHQVDYTFDRNFLSKLLNDCRELLHQIIQRHLTAKSHGRVNNVFDHFSDCEFLAALYNPFGPYKLHLQKLCDGVNRMLDEGNI; encoded by the exons ATGAGCCTGGAGGCAGACGACTCCCGGGAAG tggcCACGGATGTCTTCAATTCGAAAAGCTTGGCCATTCAGGCCCAGAAGAAGATCCTTGGGAAAATGGTGTCCAAGTCAATAGCAACTACTTTGATAGATGATACCAGCAGTGATGTGTTAGATGAGCTCTACAGAGTGACAAAGgaatacacacaaaataaaaaagaagcagagaagatCATCAAAAACCTCATTAAAATAGTCCTCAAATTGGCTATTCTCTACAGGAACAATCAATTTAATCAAGATGAAATTGCGCTGATGGAGAAATTCAAGAAGAAAGTTCATCAGCTGGCGAAGACGGTGGTCAGTTTCCATCAGGTGGATTATACCTTTGACAGGAATTTCTTGTCCAAACTGTTGAATGACTGTAGAGAGCTGCTTCATCAGATCATTCAGCGTCACCTAACAGCGAAATCGCACGGACGTGTCAACAACGTGTTTGATCACTTCTCCGATTGTGAATTTTTGGCTGCCTTGTATAATCCCTTTGGACCTTATAAACTTCATCTGCAGAAACTCTGTGACGGGGTCAACAGAATGCTAGATGAGGGGAACATATAA
- the TNFAIP8 gene encoding tumor necrosis factor alpha-induced protein 8 isoform X1: protein MITDKGVIKHVLRLAESLSSILSCFSLDTAVCIDNCNSICGTMATDVFNSKSLAIQAQKKILGKMVSKSIATTLIDDTSSDVLDELYRVTKEYTQNKKEAEKIIKNLIKIVLKLAILYRNNQFNQDEIALMEKFKKKVHQLAKTVVSFHQVDYTFDRNFLSKLLNDCRELLHQIIQRHLTAKSHGRVNNVFDHFSDCEFLAALYNPFGPYKLHLQKLCDGVNRMLDEGNI from the exons ATGATCACCGATAAGGGTGTGATAAAGCACGTGCTGCGTTTAGCAGAGTCATTAAGCTCTATACTGAGTTGTTTTTCCTTGGATACTGCCGTCTGCATTGACAATTGCAATTCCATTTGCGGAACGA tggcCACGGATGTCTTCAATTCGAAAAGCTTGGCCATTCAGGCCCAGAAGAAGATCCTTGGGAAAATGGTGTCCAAGTCAATAGCAACTACTTTGATAGATGATACCAGCAGTGATGTGTTAGATGAGCTCTACAGAGTGACAAAGgaatacacacaaaataaaaaagaagcagagaagatCATCAAAAACCTCATTAAAATAGTCCTCAAATTGGCTATTCTCTACAGGAACAATCAATTTAATCAAGATGAAATTGCGCTGATGGAGAAATTCAAGAAGAAAGTTCATCAGCTGGCGAAGACGGTGGTCAGTTTCCATCAGGTGGATTATACCTTTGACAGGAATTTCTTGTCCAAACTGTTGAATGACTGTAGAGAGCTGCTTCATCAGATCATTCAGCGTCACCTAACAGCGAAATCGCACGGACGTGTCAACAACGTGTTTGATCACTTCTCCGATTGTGAATTTTTGGCTGCCTTGTATAATCCCTTTGGACCTTATAAACTTCATCTGCAGAAACTCTGTGACGGGGTCAACAGAATGCTAGATGAGGGGAACATATAA